One segment of Ascochyta rabiei chromosome 7, complete sequence DNA contains the following:
- a CDS encoding Fatty-acyl-CoA synthase system — MYGSGQQTGISTPRSAANLRPLILTHGSLEYTLLIPTALHFNAQQLRDTFKQTLPAPTDELAQDDEPSSVVELVARYLGFIAKEVDEGEDPDSFEEVLKLVLTEFERAFLRGNEVHALAATLPGITEKKLETVRSYYAARAAVERPIKHHESALFREASDENAFIYAVVGGQGNIEEYFDELREIYNTYPSFVEDFIAAEAQHLLTLSRDPRAEKLYSKGLDVMRWLNNREAQPDIDYLVSAPVSFPLIGLTQLAHYVVTCRVLGSHPGHIRSRFSGVTGHSQGVVTAAAIAEAKNWETFERSAKKAIEILFWIGTRSQQAFPRTSLAPNVLQDSIDNSEGVPTPMLSIRDLSRKAVQDHIDATNAHLPEDRHIAISLVNSARNFVVTGPPISLYGLNLRLRKVKAPTGLDQTRIPFTERKVRFVNRFLPITAPFHSKYLAEATKQLGDDLKDVKIAASDLGVPLFDTHTGKDIREYESDNVVPALVKMITTDSVEWEKTTVFPKATHILDFGPGGISGLGVLTNRNKEGTGVRVILAGAIDGQNAEVGYKPELFDRDSDHAVTYAVDWVKEHGPKLVKTSTGQTYVDTKMSRVLGLPPVMVAGMTPCTVPWQFVSATMNAGYEIELAGGGYYNEKSMTEAITKVEKNIPAGRGISINLIYINPRAMGWQIPLLAKLRAEGVPIEGLTIGAGIPSIEVANEYIQTLGIKHMGFKPGSVEAIQATINIAKANPTFPIALQWTGGRGGGHHSFEDFHQPILQMYGRLRKCENLILIAGSGFGGAEDTYPYLTGTWSTKFGYPPMPFDGCLFGSRVMTAKEAFTSPSAKQAIVDAPGLEDSEWEKTYKGPAGGIITVRSELGEPIHQLATRGVIFWHEMDQKIFALDKAKRVPELKKMREYIIKKLNDDFQKVWFGRNKKGESVDLEDMTYSEVIQRMVDLMYVKHQSRWIDPSLKRLTGDFIRRVEERFSKSGGESIIQSYDELTDPFPTLEQVFKAYPEADQQLINAQDVQHFLLLCQRRGQKPVPFVPCLDDTFEFFFKKDSLWQSEDIEAVFGQDVGRTCILQGPMAVKYSTKVDEPIKEILDGVHEGHIKYLLRDVYGDDESKVPVVEYFGNKLLAASEGLEVDGLTVSQLEDKTIYRLSPAPNATMPEVQSWLQLLAGSTYSWRHAFFTTDVFVQGQRFQTNPTARIFAPTPGMTVEITQPNDPSKTSITVKELHHGAKYVKTVDVSIKDKEILLNMYEERTALGSAVALPFRFTYRPDVGYAPIHEVMEARNDRIKDFYYKIWFGDEACPFDASVTASFDGGRATVTSEAINDFVHAVGNTGEAFVDRPGKEVFAPMDFAIVVGWKAITKPIFPRAIDGDLLKLVHLSNGFRMLPGAEPLKKGDVLDTTAQINAVINQESGKMVEVCGTITRDGKAVMEVTSQFLYRGAYTDFENTFQRKTEKPMQLSLATSKDVAILRSKEWFNFEEPEIDLLNKTLIFKLETFQKYKNKTIFSEVETVGEVLLELPTKEVIQIASVNYQSGTAHGNPVIDYLERNGSTIDQPVNFENPIPLHGKAPLTLRAPASNENYARVSGDYNPIHVSRVFASYANLPGTITHGMYSSAAVRSLVETWAAENNVGRVRSYHVNLVGMVLPDDMLDVKLQHVGMVSGRKIIKIEVSNQETEDKVLLGEAEVEQPTTSYVFTGQGSQEQGMGMELYNSSPVAKEVWDRADKHFMDNYGFAITNIVKNNPKELTIHFGGPVGKAIRQNYISMTFETVSADGSIKSEKIFKEIDENTTSYTYRSPTGLLSATQFTQPALTLMEKASFEDMRSKGLVQRDSTFAGHSLGEYSALAALAEVMPIESLVSVVFYRGLTMQVAVERDETGRSNYSMCAVNPSRISKTFNEQALQYVVENIAETTGWLLEIVNYNIANMQYVAAGDLRALDCLTGVTNYLKQQKIDIQSLMQSLSMEDVKAHLVEIIKGCAEQTEAKPKPLDLQRGFATIPLKGIDVPFHSTFLRSGVKPFRSFLLKKIHKTSIDPSKLVGKYIPNVTAKPFALTKEYFEDVYKLTNSPKIGNILANWEKYEEKGEETTASA, encoded by the exons ATGTACGGATCAGGCCAGCAGACGGGCATCTCGACGCCACGCTCTGCAGCAAATCTGCGCCCGCTCATCCTCACCCACGGCTCGCTCGAGTACACCCTCCTCATCCCGACCGCCCTCCACTTCAACGCCCAGCAATTGAGGGACACCTTCAAGCAGACACTCCCCGCGCCCACAGACGAACTTGCACAGGATGACGAGCCCTCTTCCGTCGTCGAGCTGGTTGCCCGCTACCTCGGCTTCATTGCCAAGGAGGTagacgagggcgaggacCCTGACTCTTTCGAGGAGGTGCTCAAGCTGGTCCTCACCGAGTTCGAGCGCGCCTTCCTGCGCGGCAACGAGGTGCATGCGCTGGCCGCAACGCTGCCAGGCATCACGGAGAAGAAGCTGGAGACAGTGCGGTCATACTACGCAGCTCGCGCTGCCGTCGAAAGGCCTATCAAGCACCACGAGTCTGCCCTCTTCCGCGAGGCCTCTGACGAGAATGCCTTCATCTACGCCGTCGTGGGCGGTCAGGGCAACATCGAGGAGTACTTCGATGAACTCCGCGAGATCTACAACACATACCCCTCGTTTGTGGAGGACTTTATTGCGGCCGAGGCACAACACTTGCTGACCCTGTCCCGCGACCCACGCGCGGAGAAGCTCTACTCCAAGGGCTTGGACGTCATGCGATGGCTGAACAACCGCGAAGCTCAGCCCGACATTGACTACCTCGTCTCGGCACCTGTCAGCTTTCCCTTGATCGGTCTTACACAGCTTGCGCACTATGTCGTTACCTGCAGAGTGCTCGGCAGCCACCCCGGCCACATTCGAAGCCGTTTCTCTGGTGTTACTGGTCACTCTCAGGGTGTTGTCACAGCTGCCGCAATTGCAGAGGCAAAGAACTGGGAGACCTTTGAGAGGTCTGCTAAAAAGGCTATTGAGATCCTCTTCTGGATCGGTACACGTAGTCAGCAGGCCTTCCCCAGGACTTCTCTTGCTCCCAACGTCCTACAGGACTCAATCGACAACAGTGAAGGTGTTCCAACCCCCATGCTGTCGATTCGTGACCTCTCTCGCAAGGCTGTCCAAGACCACATTGACGCAACAAACGCACATTTGCCCGAGGATAGGCACATCGCCATCTCACTGGTCAACAGCGCGCGCAATTTCGTCGTCACAGGTCCTCCCATCTCTCTGTACGGTCTCAACCTTCGTCTGCGCAAGGTCAAGGCTCCTACAGGTCTCGACCAAACAAGGATACCTTTCACTGAGCGCAAGGTTCGCTTCGTCAACCGCTTCCTTCCTATCACCGCGCCTTTCCACAGCAAATACCTCGCCGAGGCGACGAAACAGCTCGGAGATGACCTCAAGGATGTCAAGATCGCTGCCAGTGACCTCGGTGTGCCGCTGTTCGATACACACACTGGCAAGGACATCCGTGAGTATGAATCCGACAACGTCGTTCCTGCACTCGTGAAGATGATCACCACCGATTCGGTTGAGTGGGAAAAGACCACTGTGTTCCCCAAGGCCACACACATCCTCGACTTCGGCCCTGGTGGCATATCCGGACTCGGTGTGCTTACCAACCGCAATAAGGAGGGAACTGGCGTCCGCGTCATTCTCGCTGGAGCTATCGACGGTCAGAACGCCGAGGTTGGCTACAAGCCCGAGCTTTTCGACCGCGATTCAGACCATGCGGTCACGTACGCTGTCGACTGGGTCAAGGAGCACGGTCCAAAACTCGTCAAGACATCCACTGGCCAGACGTATGTTGACACCAAGATGAGTCGAGTCCTTGGCTTGCCCCCTGTCATGGTCGCTGGTATGACCCCCTGCACTGTTCCTTGGCAGTTCGTCTCGGCCACTATGAACGCCGGCTACGAGATTGAGCTTGCTGGCGGAGGTTACTACAACGAGAAGTCCATGACCGAGGCCATCACCAAGGTTGAGAAGAACATTCCCGCTGGTCGTGGTATCAGCATCAATTTGATCTACATCAACCCCCGCGCTATGGGCTGGCAGATTCCGCTGCTTGCTAAGCTCAGAGCTGAGGGTGTCCCGATTGAGGGTTTGACCATCGGTGCTGGAATCCCTTCCATTGAGGTCGCCAACGAGTACATCCAGACCTTGGGCATTAAACACATGGGTTTCAAGCCTGGCTCTGTTGAAGCCATCCAGGCAACTATCAACATCGCCAAGGCAAACCCAACCTTCCCAATCGCGCTTCAGTGGACTGGAGGCCGTGGAGGTGGTCATCATTCTTTTGAGGATTTCCACCAGCCCATCCTCCAGATGTACGGTCGCCTCCGCAAGTGCGAGAACCTCATCCTCATTGCCGGCTCTGGTTTCGGTGGAGCGGAAGACACATACCCCTACCTCACTGGTACCTGGTCCACCAAGTTTGGATACCCCCCTATGCCTTTCGACGGTTGTCTGTTCGGTAGTCGTGTGATGACCGCCAAGGAGGCATTCACGTCTCCTTCGGCTAAGCAGGCTATCGTTGACGCCCCTGGTCTTGAGGACAGTGAGTGGGAGAAAACCTACAAGGGCCCTGCTGGCGGTATCATTACTGTTCGTTCCGAGCTGGGCGAGCCAATTCACCAGCTTGCTACTCGCGGTGTCATCTTCTGGCATGAGATGGATCAGAAGATCTTCGCCCTGGACAAGGCCAAGCGTGTACCCGAGCTCAAGAAGATGCGTGAATACATCATCAAGAAGCTCAACGATGACTTCCAGAAGGTCTGGTTCGGCAGGAACAAGAAGGGCGAGTCAGTCGATCTGGAAGACATGACATACTCCGAGGTCATTCAACGCATGGTTGATCTTATGTATGTCAAGCACCAATCCCGCTGGATCGACCCGAGCTTGAAGCGTCTCACTGGTGACTTCATTCGCCGAGTTGAGGAGCGTTTCAGCAAGTCTGGCGGCGAGTCCATCATCCAAAGCTACGATGAGCTCACTGATCCATTCCCCACGCTCGAGCAGGTCTTCAAGGCCTACCCTGAAGCCGACCAGCAGTTGATCAACGCTCAGGATGTCCAGCACTTCTTGCTCCTTTGCCAGCGTCGTGGACAGAAGCCCGTACCCTTTGTTCCTTGCCTCGATGACACCTTCGAATTCTTCTTCAAGAAGGATTCCTTGTGGCAGTCAGAGGACATTGAAGCCGTCTTTGGCCAGGATGTTGGCAGGACCTGTATTTTGCAAGGTCCCATGGCCGTCAAGTACTCCACCAAGGTCGACGAGCCAATCAAGGAGATTCTGGATGGTGTTCACGAGGGCCACATCAAGTACTTGTTGCGCGATGTCTACGGAGATGATGAGTCCAAGGTCCCCGTTGTCGAGTACTTCGGCAACAAGCTCCTTGCGGCTTCGGAAGGATTGGAAGTTGACGGCCTAACCGTGTCGCAGCTTGAGGACAAGACCATCTACCGTCTGTCACCCGCGCCGAACGCGACCATGCCTGAGGTTCAGTCATGGCTCCAACTCCTCGCCGGTAGCACATACTCGTGGAGGCACGCATTCTTCACGACAGATGTGTTTGTCCAGGGCCAGCGCTTCCAAACCAACCCCACCGCCAGGATCTTTGCCCCTACTCCTGGTATGACCGTGGAAATCACCCAACCCAACGACCCCAGCAAGACTTCAATCACGGTCAAGGAACTGCACCACGGCGCGAAGTACGTCAAGACTGTCGATGTCAGCATCAAAGACAAGGAGATTCTGCTTAACATGTACGAGGAGCGCACTGCCCTCGGATCTGCTGTTGCTCTTCCCTTCCGCTTCACCTACCGCCCTGATGTCGGCTACGCACCTATTCACGAAGTCATGGAAGCTCGCAACGACCGGATCAAGGACTTCTATTACAAGATCTGGTTCGGTGACGAAGCCTGCCCCTTCGATGCTTCAGTCACCGCCAGTTTCGACGGTGGTCGGGCCACAGTCACCAGCGAGGCTATCAACGACTTTGTCCACGCTGTTGGCAACACAGGCGAGGCTTTCGTCGACCGACCTGGCAAGGAAGTCTTCGCTCCCATGGACTTCGCAATCGTTGTTGGTTGGAAGGCGATCACCAAGCCTATCTTCCCTCGCGCCATTGATGGTGACCTGCTGAAGCTTGTTCACCTTTCCAACGGCTTCCGCATGCTTCCTGGCGCGGAGCCATTGAAGAAGGGCGACGTTCTTGACACCACTGCCCAGATCAACGCCGTCATCAACCAAGAGTCTGGTAAGATGGTCGAGGTCTGCGGTACTATCACCCGTGATGGAAAAGCTGTCATGGAGGTCACCAGCCAGTTCTTGTATCGCGGCGCGTATACTGACTTCGAGAACACCTTCCAGAGGAAGACCGAGAAGCCAATGCAGCTGTCTCTGGCCACTAGCAAGGATGTCGCTATTCTGCGATCGAAGGAGTGGTTCAATTTCGAAGAGCCTGAGATCGATCTCCTCAACAAGACTTTGATCTTCAAGCTCGAGACTTTCCAAAAGTACAAGAACAAGACCATCTTCTCCGAGGTTGAGACTGTTGGTGAAGTTCTCCTCGAGCTTCCCACCAAGGAAGTTATTCAGATTGCATCCGTCAACTACCAGTCTGGAACCGCTCACGGCAACCCTGTGATTGACTACCTGGAGCGTAACGGCTCTACCATCGACCAGCCAGTGAACTTTGAGAACCCCATCCCTCTGCATGGCAAGGCTCCATTGACACTGAGGGCACCAGCATCCAACGAGAACTACGCTCGCGTGTCTGGCGACTACAACCCCATTCACGTCTCGCGCGTCTTCGCTAGTTACGCCAACCTGCCTGGCACCATCACTCACGGCATGTACTCCAGTGCTGCTGTGAGGAGCTTGGTCGAGACTTGGGCTGCCGAGAACAACGTCGGACGCGTAAGGAGCTACCACGTCAACCTCGTTGGCATGGTTCTTCCTGACGATATGCTTGATGTCAAGCTTCAGCACGTCGGTATGGTTTCAGGTCGTAAGATCATCAAGATCGAAGTCAGTAATCAAGAGACTGAAGACAAGGTCCTTCTTGGTGAGGCCGAGGTCGAGCAACCGACAACATCCTACGTCTTCACCGGTCAAGGTTCGCAGGAACAAGGTATGGGGATGGAGCTATACAACAGCAGCCCAGTCGCTAAGGAAGTCTGGGACCGTGCCGACAAGCACTTCATGGACAACTACG GTTTTGCCATTACCAATATCGTCAAGAACAACCCGAAGGAGCTTACCATTCACTTTGGTGGTCCCGTTGGAAAGGCCATTCGCCAGAACTACATCTCGATGACCTTCGAGACCGTCAGTGCCGATGGGTCCATCAAGTCTGAGAAGATCTTCAAGGAGATTGACGAGAACACCACTTCGTACACATACCGATCGCCCACCGGTCTGCTGTCAGCCACTCAGTTCACCCAGCCCGCTCTTACTCTTATGGAGAAGGCCTCGTTTGAGGACATGCGCTCCAAGGGTCTTGTCCAGCGCGATAGCACTTTCGCTGGTCACTCTCTCGGAGAATACAGTGCGCTTGCTGCGCTCGCCGAGGTCATGCCCATTGAGAGCTTGGTTTCGGTCGTGTTCTACCGCGGTCTTACCATGCAAGTCGCTGTCGAGCGTGATGAGACTGGTCGTTCCAACTACTCCATGTGCGCTGTCAATCcaagcagaatctcgaagaCCTTCAACGAGCAAGCCCTTCAGTACGTTGTTGAGAACATTGCGGAGACAACTGGCTGGCTCCTTGAGATTGTCAACTACAACATCGCCAACATGCAGTACGTTGCTGCTGGTGACCTTCGAGCTCTCGACTGCCTCACTGGTGTAACCAACTACCTGAAGCAGCAGAAGATTGACATCCAGTCTCTCATGCAGAGCCTGTCAATGGAGGACGTCAAAGCACACCTGGTCGAGATCATCAAGGGCTGTGCTGAGCAGACGGAGGCTAAGCCCAAGCCTCTCGACCTTCAGCGAGGGTTCGCTACTATCCCGCTCAAGGGTATCGATGTGCCCTTCCACAGCACATTCTTACGTTCTGGTGTCAAGCCCTTCCGAAGCTTCTTGCTCAAGAAGATTCACAAGACATCCATCGACCCGTCGAAGCTGGTTGGAAAGTACATTCCAAATGTCACTGCGAAGCCTTTCGCTCTGACCAAGGAATACTTCGAGGATGTGTACAAGCTCACAAACTCGCCCAAGATCGGCAACATTCTTGCCAACTGGGAAAAATATGAGGAGAAGGGGGAGGAGACTACAGCTTCGGCATAG
- a CDS encoding Electron-transferring-flavoprotein dehydrogenase — MACRTVPASLTRRLLATPRATHPPARSFTCAASRTRSITELCRPVIRVAGQRRTFSSTPRARLATEDDSFDPRSAEREVDEVDVLIVGGGPAGLSAAIKLKQIANAAGNEDFRVLLLEKSGELGDHIVSGNVIEPSALDELLPDWKSEDNLNRFADITPAKEDRMRFLTKTGSIPLPKPPQMNNHGNYIISLNQMVKWLGERAEEVGVEVYPGFAASEILYNHEGVVKGVATNDLGISREGKAKDSFERGMEFHARVTLLGEGCHGSLSKQVIKKYDLRRDSQHQTYGLGIKEVWEVQPEKFKSGQVTHTMGYPLPKDTYGGGWMYHFGDNLVSIGLVVGLDYPNPWLAPYGEFQKMKHHPIYKDVLEGGKCISYGARTLIEGGFQSIPKLAFPGGALLGDSAGLVNVPKIKGTHTAMRSGMLAAEATWDALQGNTDGGTVFLFDYEDKMRKSSVWSELKQVRNMRPSFHTALGLYGGVLYSGLEAYVFRGKTPWTLKHGKPDHAATKTADQCEKIEYPKPDGKISFDILTSVSRSGTNHEEDQPCHLQVKDWDAHAQKEWPKYKGVENRFCPAGVYEYVEDDSKELGVRFQINAQNCVHCKTCDIKVPDQDINWQTPQGGEGPKYVLT, encoded by the exons ATGGCCTGCAGAACGGTACCGGCGTCGCTGACACGGCGATTGCTCGCAACACCACGCGCCACACATCCACCGGCTCGCTCCTTTACATGCGCAGCATCACGCACGCGAAGCATCACCGAGTTGTGCCGCCCTGTCATTCGCGTCGCTGGCCAAAGAAGAACCTTCTCGTCAACGCCACGAGCACGATTGGCCACCGAAGACGACTCCTTCGATCCACGCTCGGCCGAACGCGAGGTGGACGAAGTCGATGTCCTCATTGTGGGTGGAGGGCCTGCTGGGCTGTCAGCCGCCATCAAATTGAAGCAGATTGCGAACGCGGCAGGGAACGAAGACTTTCGTGTATTGCTACTTGAGAAGTCAGGCGAACTGGGCGACCACATTGTGTCCGGCAATGTCATCGAACCTTCGGCTTTGGACGAACTGTTGCCAGACTGGAAGTCAGAAGACAACCTAAACCGATTCGCCGATATCACACCTGCAAAGGAGGACCGTATGCGCTTTCTCACAAAGACCGGCTCGATCCCCCTACCGAAGCCGCCGCAGATGAACAACCACGGTAACTACATCATCAGTCTGAACCAGATGGTGAAGTGGCTTGGCGAGCGTGCAGAAGAAGTTGGTGTGGAGGTTTATCCAGGATTTGCCGCTTCAGAAATTCTTTACAACCACGAGGGCGTAGTCAAGGGTGTGGCGACCAACGACCTTGGTATCTCACGCGAAGGGAAGGCCAAAGACTCATTCGAGCGCGGCATGGAGTTCCATGCTCGCGTGACTCTACTCGGTGAGGGATGTCACGGCAGTCTGTCGAAGCAGGTCATCAAAAAGTACGATTTGAGGCGAGACAGCCAGCACCAGACATACGGTCTTGGCATTAAGGAGGTCTGGGAGGTCCAACCCGAGAAGTTCAAGTCAGGACAGGTTACTCACACGATGGGTTATCCTCTGCCAAAGGACACATACGGTGGTGGTTGGATGTACCACTTTGGTGACAACTTGGTCAGTATTGGTCTCGTCGTGGGTCTTGACTACCCCAACCCATGGCTGGCACCCTATGGTGAGTTTCAGAAGATGAAGCATCACCCAATTTATAAGGATGTACTGGAAGGTGGCAAGTGCATCTCGTACGGTGCAAGGACTTTGATTGAGGGTGGCTTCCAATCAATCCCAAAGCTTGCGTTCCCCGGTGGTGCACTGCTTGGAGACTCTGCAGGTTTGGTCAACGTGCCGAAGATCAAGGGCACACATACTGCCATGCGATCTGGCATGCTAGCTGCAGAGGCAACCTGGGACGCACTGCAAGGCAATACCGATGGCGGTACTGTTTTCCTGTTCGATTACGAGGACAAGATGAGGAAGTCGTCCGTATGGTCAGAACTCAAGCAAGTCCGCAACATGCGACCGTCATTCCATACTGCGCTCGGTTTGTACGGAGGCGTACTGTATTCTGGTCTCGAAGCCTACGTCTTCCGTGGCAAGACACCCTGGACACTCAAGCACGGCAAGCCAGATCACGCGGCCACCAAGACCGCAGACCAGTGCGAAAAGATTGAATACCCGAAGCCGGATGGTAAGATTAGCTTTGACATCCTGACTAGTGTCAGCCGTAGCGGCACGAACCACGAAGAGGACCAGCCATGCCATCTGCAGGTCAAAGACTGGGATGCACACGCGCAGAAGGAGTGGCCTAAGTACAAGGGTGTTGAGAACCGCTTCTGCCCTGCTGGCGTGTACGAGTACGTTGAGGACGACAGCAAGGAACTCGGCGTCAGGTTCCAGATCAACGCCCAAAA CTGCGTCCATTGCAAGACCTGCGATATCAAGGTACCAGACCAGGACATCAACTGGCAGACACCTCAGGGAGGCGAAGGGCCAAAGTACGTCCTCACTTGA